Proteins encoded within one genomic window of Oncorhynchus masou masou isolate Uvic2021 chromosome 1, UVic_Omas_1.1, whole genome shotgun sequence:
- the tor2a gene encoding prosalusin: MAVRRAAIQLVLMVLLYFSPGVQCFFERITCTISSDCNCDFKPNIRGLEWDLYKNLYGQHLAQDTVSEEVANFLQKESPDRPLVLSFHGGSGTGKTLVSSMLGRHLYGTAMGSPYIHQFVPTLHFPSPDRVQQYRLELKDWVQGNLTACARSIFIFDEMENMPPGVIDVLKPFLGPSHTVFGTNYRKAIYIFISTIGEEVINRMALETRQAGKEREEIRLVDLEDAISQAVFNNSRSGFFHSSIIQEKLLTSFVPFLPLGRRHVERCARRELCQRGECQRTDVVEAVGGAVVYMPEQGQHFSSKGCKSVPAKVNLFL, encoded by the exons ATGGCTGTCAGAAGGGCTGCTATACAGCTGGTTCTGatggttttactttatttttccCCCGGTGTCCAATGTTTTTTTGAACGCATCACCTGTACCATATCTTCTGACTGCAATTGTGATTTTAAACCAAATATACGAG GCTTGGAATGGGATCTGTATAAGAATCTCTACGGACAGCATCTGGCCCAGGACACGGTGTCAGAGGAGGTGGCAAACTTCCTTCAGAAGGAGAGTCCAGACCGACCCCTCGTCCTGTCCTTCCATGGGGGGTCAGGGACGGGCAAGACTCTGGTCAGCTCCATGTTGGGGAGACACCTGTATGGCACGGCTATGGGCAGCCCGTACATCCATCAGTTTGTGCCAACACTACACTTCCCCTCGCCTGACCGCGTCCAACAGTACAGG CTGGAGCTGAAGGACTGGGTGCAGGGGAATTTGACGGCCTGTGCCCGCTCTATATTCATCTTTGATGAGATGGAGAACATGCCCCCGGGGGTCATCGACGTCCTGAAGCCCTTCCTCGGGCCCTCACACACGGTGTTCGGCACCAACTACCGCAAGGCCATCTACATCTTCATCAG CACCATTGGGGAGGAGGTGATTAACCGAATGGCCCTGGAGACCCGGCAGGCtggcaaggagagagaggagatcaggcTGGTGGATCTGGAGGACGCAATCTCACAGGCAGTGTTCAATAACAGCAGAA GTGGATTCTTCCATTCCAGCATCATCCAGGAGAAGCTGTTGACCAGCTTTGTGCCCTTCCTGCCCCTGGGCAGACGCCATGTGGAGCGCTGTGCCCGCAGAGAGCTCTGCCAACGGGGTGAGTGCCAGCGCACTGATGTGGTGGAGGCAGTAGGGGGAGCTGTTGTCTACATGCCCGAGCAGGGACAACACTTCTCCAGCAAGGGCTGTAAATCTGTGCCGGCCAAAGTCAACCTCTTCCTATGA